One genomic segment of Hevea brasiliensis isolate MT/VB/25A 57/8 chromosome 3, ASM3005281v1, whole genome shotgun sequence includes these proteins:
- the LOC110665172 gene encoding uncharacterized protein LOC110665172 isoform X2, giving the protein MNCRLPSKLSLGSLPQDLHPLSCRGIKNVQLFNVNLLNFQLKSHRSLKLNLSGAPNLKILGYYAHKRGLQSLHYILTDLPRLLLDLRVLQIYADEDWGKFVPERMSTFSMVVELKLDFRKPRKFDTLKMVSILRAFPSLLLNLELSETEQGSADLGDNVH; this is encoded by the exons ATGAATTGTAGGCTCCCTTCAAAATTATCCCTTGGCTCGTTGCCTCAAGATCTTCACCCTTTATCTTGTCGTGGGATTAAGAATGTTCAGCTATTTAATGTGAATCTCTTGAACTTTCAGCTCAAGTCTCATCGATCGCTTAAGCTTAATTTAAGTGGAGCTCCTAATTTAAAGATTCTTGGTTATTATGCACATAAAAGAGGACTGCAGTCACTGCACTATATATTGACCGATCTTCCAAGACTTCTTCTTGATTTGAGGGTTTTACAGATTTACGCAGATGAGGATTGG GGTAAATTTGTACCGGAGAGGATGTCTACCTTCTCAATGGTTGTGGAATTAAAGCTGGATTTTCGAAAACCTAGAAAGTTTGACACCTTGAAGATGGTTTCCATTCTTAGAGCCTTTCCCAGTCTGCTGCTCAACCTTGAGTTATCG GAGACTGAACAAGGGAGTGCTGACCTTGGCGATAATGTTCACTAA
- the LOC110665172 gene encoding uncharacterized protein LOC110665172 isoform X1, translated as MDSLLDLYTHCPIYMACFLLVKLQNLCFMNCRLPSKLSLGSLPQDLHPLSCRGIKNVQLFNVNLLNFQLKSHRSLKLNLSGAPNLKILGYYAHKRGLQSLHYILTDLPRLLLDLRVLQIYADEDWGKFVPERMSTFSMVVELKLDFRKPRKFDTLKMVSILRAFPSLLLNLELSTCCPQETEQGSADLGDNVH; from the exons ATGGACTCTTTGCTTGATTTATATACCCATTGTCCAATTTACATGGCATGTTTTCTGTTGGTGAAGCTTCAAAATTTGTGCTTTATGAATTGTAGGCTCCCTTCAAAATTATCCCTTGGCTCGTTGCCTCAAGATCTTCACCCTTTATCTTGTCGTGGGATTAAGAATGTTCAGCTATTTAATGTGAATCTCTTGAACTTTCAGCTCAAGTCTCATCGATCGCTTAAGCTTAATTTAAGTGGAGCTCCTAATTTAAAGATTCTTGGTTATTATGCACATAAAAGAGGACTGCAGTCACTGCACTATATATTGACCGATCTTCCAAGACTTCTTCTTGATTTGAGGGTTTTACAGATTTACGCAGATGAGGATTGG GGTAAATTTGTACCGGAGAGGATGTCTACCTTCTCAATGGTTGTGGAATTAAAGCTGGATTTTCGAAAACCTAGAAAGTTTGACACCTTGAAGATGGTTTCCATTCTTAGAGCCTTTCCCAGTCTGCTGCTCAACCTTGAGTTATCG ACATGTTGTCCACAGGAGACTGAACAAGGGAGTGCTGACCTTGGCGATAATGTTCACTAA
- the LOC110665158 gene encoding uncharacterized mitochondrial protein AtMg00810-like: MKPPEGYLKAKLGQVCCLIKSLYRLKQAGRQWNKELTGMENQFVALFVYVDDLLITKATEVDLIIVKSYLHQAFTIKDLGYTKYFLGVELLRSDVALLINQHKYILDILNDAGMLETKPMEYPILKSHKLDAVIGDLLHELECYISIVGRLLYLNLTQPDVSYTIQ, translated from the exons ATGAAGCCACCTGAAGGCTACTTGAAAGCTAAACTAGGACAAGTCTGTTGTCTCATTAAGTCTCTTTATAGACTCAAACAAGCTGGTCGCCAGTGGAACAAGGAGTTGACC GGGATGGAAAATCAGTTTGTTGCTCTTTTTGTTTATGTAGATGATTTGTTGATAACAAAAGCTACTGAAGTTGATCTTATTATCGTTAAAAGCTATCTTCATCAAGCTTTCACTATTAAAGATCTTGGCTATACCAAGTATTTCTTAGGTGTGGAACTTCTAAGGAGTGATGTTGCTCTTTTAATTAATCAGCATAAGTACATTTTGGATATCCTCAATGATGCGGGCATGTTAGAAACAAAACCAATGGAGTATCCCATATTGAAGAGTCATAAGCTTGATGCTGTAATAGGGGATCTTCTTCATGAGCTTGAATGTTATATAAGTATTGTGGGAAGATTACTATATCTTAATTTGACTCAGCCAGATGTCTCGTACACTATTCAATAA